From one Streptomyces sp. N50 genomic stretch:
- a CDS encoding MFS transporter: MSQKTLTEDTRSGAGEAQSASSNKRWWILAIVAVAQLMVVLDATIVNIALPSAQKDLGFSDGNRQWIVTAYALAFASLLLLGGRIADLFGRKTAFLAGVAGFAAASALGGAATSFEMLVTARALQGVAGALLAPAALSLLNTTFTDARERARAFSVYGAIAGAGGAVGLLLGGVLTDAFDWRWTLYVNVAIAFVAFAGGWVLLSNHRDAAGSKLDVPGTVLVAGGLFSLVYGFSNAETHDWSSPQTWGFLIAGGVLLAAFAWWQNRAAHPLLPLRILLDRNRGASFLAVLITGAGMFGVFLFLTYYLQLNLGFSPTKTGVAFLPMIGALMVMAQIGTTMLVPRLGPKVVIPLGFAIAMVGMAWLTGIGTTSSYATHVLPQLIVIGAGLGMVMPPAMQLATGGVAAEDAGVASATVNAMQQVGGSIGTALLNTLAASAATDYLAGKDASSKLVQAQATIESYTTAFWWSAGFFAAGTLIALVLYRRGVPQQEADAAPVVHM; encoded by the coding sequence ATGTCCCAGAAGACATTGACCGAAGACACCCGGTCGGGTGCCGGGGAGGCGCAGTCCGCGTCCTCCAACAAGCGGTGGTGGATCCTCGCGATCGTCGCCGTCGCGCAGTTGATGGTGGTCCTCGACGCCACCATCGTGAACATCGCCCTGCCGTCGGCCCAGAAGGACCTCGGCTTCTCCGACGGCAACCGGCAGTGGATCGTCACCGCGTACGCCCTCGCGTTCGCCTCCCTGCTGCTGCTCGGCGGCCGTATCGCCGACCTGTTCGGCCGCAAGACCGCCTTCCTCGCCGGTGTCGCCGGGTTCGCCGCCGCCTCCGCGCTCGGCGGCGCCGCCACCAGCTTCGAGATGCTGGTCACCGCACGCGCCCTCCAGGGCGTCGCGGGCGCGCTGCTCGCGCCGGCCGCGCTGTCCCTCCTCAACACGACGTTCACGGACGCCCGTGAACGCGCCCGGGCCTTCAGCGTCTACGGCGCCATCGCCGGCGCCGGCGGTGCGGTGGGCCTGCTGCTCGGCGGTGTGCTCACCGACGCCTTCGACTGGCGCTGGACGCTCTACGTGAACGTCGCCATCGCGTTCGTCGCCTTCGCGGGCGGCTGGGTCCTGCTCAGCAACCACCGCGACGCCGCGGGCTCCAAGCTGGACGTGCCGGGCACGGTCCTGGTCGCCGGTGGTCTGTTCTCCCTCGTCTACGGCTTCTCCAACGCCGAGACGCACGACTGGAGTTCGCCGCAGACCTGGGGCTTCCTGATCGCGGGCGGTGTGCTGCTCGCCGCCTTCGCCTGGTGGCAGAACCGCGCCGCGCACCCACTGCTGCCGCTGCGCATCCTGCTCGACCGCAACCGGGGCGCCTCGTTCCTCGCCGTGCTGATCACCGGTGCGGGCATGTTCGGCGTGTTCCTCTTCCTCACCTACTACCTGCAGCTGAACCTCGGCTTCAGCCCCACCAAGACCGGTGTCGCGTTCCTGCCGATGATCGGCGCCCTGATGGTCATGGCGCAGATCGGCACCACGATGCTCGTGCCGCGGCTCGGCCCGAAGGTGGTCATTCCGCTGGGCTTCGCCATCGCCATGGTCGGCATGGCCTGGCTGACCGGCATCGGGACCACCTCGTCCTACGCGACCCATGTGCTGCCGCAGCTGATCGTGATCGGCGCGGGTCTCGGCATGGTGATGCCGCCGGCGATGCAGCTCGCCACGGGCGGAGTCGCCGCCGAGGACGCGGGTGTCGCCTCGGCGACGGTCAACGCCATGCAGCAGGTGGGCGGTTCGATCGGTACGGCGCTGCTGAACACGCTGGCCGCGAGCGCCGCGACGGACTACCTGGCCGGGAAGGACGCGTCCAGCAAGCTGGTCCAGGCGCAGGCGACGATCGAGAGCTACACCACCGCGTTCTGGTGGTCGGCGGGCTTCTTCGCCGCGGGCACGCTGATCGCGCTGGTGCTCTACCGTCGCGGGGTTCCGCAGCAGGAGGCGGACGCCGCACCGGTCGTCCACATGTGA
- a CDS encoding VOC family protein: protein MPELAGIHHVKMPVTDLDRSRDWYGRVLGFKVTYEFQDADGVVRGVAGEVPGLGDSMLCLRVNSQAAQGCQGFDPVSFAVRDKADVEARAAHLDTLGVPHSPVIEASIGWLLVFNDPDGLDLHLYSWAAHGVDHGGVAGYGRPVA from the coding sequence ATGCCGGAGCTCGCCGGAATCCATCACGTGAAGATGCCTGTCACCGACCTCGACCGCTCGCGCGACTGGTACGGCCGCGTCCTCGGTTTCAAGGTCACGTACGAGTTCCAGGACGCGGACGGAGTCGTGCGCGGGGTGGCGGGCGAGGTCCCGGGACTCGGCGACTCCATGCTCTGCCTGCGCGTCAACTCCCAAGCGGCGCAGGGATGTCAGGGCTTCGACCCGGTCAGCTTCGCGGTCCGGGACAAGGCCGACGTGGAGGCGCGGGCCGCGCATCTCGACACCCTCGGCGTCCCGCACTCGCCGGTGATCGAGGCCTCGATCGGCTGGCTGCTGGTCTTCAACGACCCGGACGGCCTCGACCTGCATCTGTACAGCTGGGCGGCGCACGGGGTGGATCACGGGGGTGTCGCGGGGTACGGCCGCCCGGTCGCCTGA
- a CDS encoding cyclase family protein: protein MSAWTDLSVPVVTGMPVYPGDPAVEVSVALRAPRDGVNVLRLHMGSQSGTHVDAPYHVDDAWPRLDELPLDRFGGHAVVADVRGLPGRAPITPDLLAPALRQLRPGSLFLLATGWSAYWGTDHYLAHPWLTPEAAEALVAAGVRTVAVDALSVDPTPEPGDGTADLGLPAHRVLCGAGGVIAENLTGLDQVVGLPDVELFLFPLRLPGADGAPVRAVARAL from the coding sequence ATGTCGGCCTGGACCGACCTGTCGGTGCCCGTCGTCACCGGGATGCCCGTGTATCCCGGTGACCCGGCCGTCGAGGTCTCCGTCGCCCTGCGCGCACCCCGGGACGGTGTCAACGTCCTTCGGCTGCACATGGGTTCGCAGTCGGGCACGCATGTCGACGCCCCGTACCACGTGGACGACGCGTGGCCCCGCCTCGACGAACTGCCCCTGGATCGCTTCGGCGGACACGCGGTGGTGGCTGACGTTCGGGGGCTGCCGGGCCGCGCGCCGATCACCCCCGACCTGCTGGCACCGGCGCTCAGGCAGTTGCGGCCGGGCTCCCTTTTCCTCCTGGCCACGGGCTGGTCGGCGTACTGGGGCACCGACCACTACCTCGCCCATCCGTGGCTCACCCCGGAGGCGGCCGAGGCACTCGTCGCGGCCGGGGTCCGTACGGTCGCGGTCGATGCCCTGAGTGTCGACCCGACGCCCGAACCCGGCGATGGGACGGCCGACTTGGGGCTGCCCGCGCATCGCGTGCTGTGCGGCGCGGGCGGGGTGATCGCCGAGAACCTCACCGGTCTCGATCAGGTGGTGGGTCTCCCGGACGTGGAGCTGTTCCTGTTCCCGCTGCGGCTGCCGGGGGCGGACGGAGCGCCGGTGCGCGCCGTGGCGCGGGCGCTCTGA
- a CDS encoding alpha/beta fold hydrolase, whose protein sequence is MTRFVVVAGAWLGAWAWDEVVSELRGAGHEVHALTLSGLAEKQGVPAGQQTHVQDIVDEIGRLGLRDVVLVGHSYSGVPVGQAAERIGDRLARVVFVDANVPVDGESFLDSFPSDFIRKSLDENGGYWPPLDPADYAGQGLTDEQITRIITEGTPHPGATLSEPAVLAHPLADLPATYVKCLLDGDELPTPVDELVASGLWELVRMDTGHWPMFSRPRELARILAESATRS, encoded by the coding sequence ATGACTCGATTCGTGGTGGTGGCGGGGGCGTGGCTCGGTGCGTGGGCGTGGGACGAGGTGGTGTCCGAGCTGCGCGGGGCCGGGCACGAGGTGCATGCGCTGACCCTGTCCGGGCTGGCGGAGAAGCAGGGGGTTCCGGCCGGGCAGCAGACCCATGTCCAGGACATCGTCGACGAGATCGGGCGCCTCGGTCTGCGGGACGTCGTCCTGGTCGGGCACAGCTACTCCGGTGTGCCCGTCGGCCAGGCCGCGGAGCGGATCGGTGACCGGCTGGCCCGGGTGGTGTTCGTCGACGCGAACGTGCCGGTCGACGGGGAGTCGTTCCTGGACAGCTTCCCGAGCGACTTCATCAGGAAATCGCTCGACGAGAACGGCGGCTACTGGCCGCCCCTGGACCCGGCCGACTACGCGGGCCAGGGCCTCACGGACGAGCAGATCACCCGCATCATCACCGAGGGGACCCCGCACCCGGGTGCCACCCTCAGCGAACCGGCGGTCCTCGCCCACCCGTTGGCCGACCTCCCGGCCACCTACGTCAAGTGCCTGCTCGACGGCGACGAGTTGCCGACCCCTGTGGACGAACTGGTCGCGAGCGGACTCTGGGAGCTGGTCCGGATGGACACGGGCCACTGGCCGATGTTCTCCCGGCCGCGTGAACTGGCCCGGATACTGGCCGAGTCGGCCACCCGGTCCTGA
- a CDS encoding helix-turn-helix domain-containing protein, which yields MPEPVNQKSNRKRPYRSAKRAEAAATTRARIREAAARLFTEKGYTGTRMKEVAALAGVGERTLYDAFPTKAALFGHTLGVTLAGDEEPVSVPERPETLAIRDEPDPERAIGRAVDQMTDLLERAGDLIMVTVEAAGADPDMRASADAGAAATYGVHLALTTALEERGALRPGLDARTAADTLYALASPHMHQLLRRHRGWTRDAYRAWLRRVLVAELLRPH from the coding sequence ATGCCCGAACCCGTCAACCAGAAGAGCAACCGGAAGAGGCCCTACCGCTCGGCCAAGCGCGCCGAGGCGGCGGCGACGACCCGTGCCCGCATCCGGGAGGCGGCCGCGCGGCTGTTCACGGAGAAGGGATACACGGGCACGCGGATGAAGGAGGTCGCGGCGCTGGCCGGCGTCGGCGAGCGCACGCTGTACGACGCGTTCCCCACCAAGGCCGCCCTGTTCGGGCACACCCTGGGCGTCACGCTCGCCGGGGACGAGGAACCCGTGTCCGTCCCGGAGCGCCCCGAGACCCTGGCGATCCGGGACGAGCCCGACCCCGAGCGCGCGATCGGCCGGGCCGTCGACCAGATGACCGACCTGCTGGAACGCGCCGGTGACCTGATCATGGTGACCGTCGAGGCGGCCGGCGCCGACCCGGACATGCGGGCGTCGGCGGACGCCGGTGCCGCGGCGACGTACGGCGTACATCTGGCCCTGACCACGGCACTTGAGGAGCGCGGAGCCCTCCGCCCGGGCCTCGACGCGCGCACCGCCGCCGACACGCTCTACGCCCTGGCGTCACCGCACATGCATCAACTCCTGCGCAGGCACCGGGGTTGGACGCGGGACGCCTATCGGGCGTGGCTGCGGCGGGTGTTGGTCGCGGAGCTGCTCCGGCCTCACTGA
- a CDS encoding protease inhibitor, whose product MRNTARWAATLGLTATAVCGPLTGSALAAHGAAPAALYAPSALVLTMGHGDDAALATPERAVTLTCAPTSSGTHPAAAEACAELRGVGGDFDALTARDDVLCNKLYRPVVVTIDGVWQGRRVSYERVFSNECVKDSYGYGGVFTF is encoded by the coding sequence ATGCGGAACACCGCGCGCTGGGCAGCGACCCTGGGTCTGACGGCCACCGCCGTCTGCGGACCCCTGACCGGGTCCGCCCTCGCCGCCCACGGAGCCGCCCCGGCCGCGCTCTACGCGCCCTCGGCCCTGGTGCTCACCATGGGCCACGGCGACGACGCCGCCCTCGCCACACCGGAACGCGCGGTGACCCTCACCTGCGCGCCCACCTCCTCCGGCACCCACCCGGCCGCCGCCGAGGCCTGCGCCGAACTGCGTGGCGTCGGGGGCGACTTCGACGCCCTCACGGCCCGGGACGACGTGCTCTGCAACAAGCTCTACCGCCCCGTCGTCGTCACGATCGACGGTGTGTGGCAGGGCAGACGCGTCTCCTACGAGCGCGTCTTCTCCAACGAGTGCGTGAAGGACTCCTACGGATACGGAGGCGTCTTCACGTTCTGA
- a CDS encoding purine-cytosine permease family protein — protein MSQSLTEVETYGVERIPDADRTATPLDLFRVAFGGANTFSTCVLGAFPILFGLSFWQGLAATLLGVVVGALILCPMAVFGPVNGTNNAVASSAHLGVHGRVVGSFLSLLTAVAFFSISVWSSGDALVGGAHRLFGLEQSTLSYVVAYALFAVLVLAVCVYGFRFMLFINKIAVLSATLLFLLGAIAFAGDFDPSYAGVFTSSADAATRSLFWPSFIGAALIVLSNPVSFGAFLGDWSRYIPANTPRRKVVGAAFLSQIATLLPFVFGLATASIIATKAPKYVDPSAPDFVGGLLAISPSWFFLPVCLLALIGGMSTGTTSLYGTGLDFSSVFPRLSRVQATILVGVLSIAFIFIGRFGLDLVQSISTFATMIITCTTPWMVVMMLGFYTRRGWYDPDALQVFNRRQRGGRYWFAHGWNWRGMTAWWVAAVVGVLFTNIPGQFVGPLGDLANGVDISLPLSLAVAAVLFLGLLRLFPEPRAAYGPEGARLARTVEVPVPPITGPGAAIETPTTVAAEAG, from the coding sequence CTGAGCCAGTCCCTGACCGAGGTCGAGACCTACGGCGTCGAGCGCATCCCCGACGCGGACCGCACCGCCACCCCGCTCGACCTCTTCCGAGTCGCGTTCGGTGGCGCCAACACCTTCTCCACCTGCGTCCTGGGTGCCTTCCCGATCCTGTTCGGCCTCTCCTTCTGGCAGGGCCTCGCGGCCACGCTCCTGGGAGTCGTCGTCGGCGCGCTGATCCTGTGCCCGATGGCGGTGTTCGGCCCGGTCAACGGCACGAACAACGCGGTCGCCTCCTCCGCGCACCTGGGCGTGCACGGCCGGGTCGTCGGCTCGTTCCTGTCCCTGCTCACGGCCGTGGCGTTCTTCTCCATCTCGGTGTGGAGCTCGGGCGACGCCCTGGTCGGCGGCGCGCACCGCCTCTTCGGCCTGGAACAGAGCACGCTCTCCTACGTCGTCGCGTACGCGCTGTTCGCGGTCCTGGTCCTCGCGGTCTGCGTCTACGGCTTCCGGTTCATGCTGTTCATCAACAAGATCGCCGTGCTCTCCGCGACGCTCCTGTTCCTGCTCGGCGCGATCGCCTTCGCCGGTGACTTCGACCCGTCGTACGCCGGAGTCTTCACGTCCTCGGCGGACGCGGCGACCCGGTCGCTGTTCTGGCCGTCGTTCATCGGCGCGGCGCTGATCGTCCTCTCGAACCCGGTCTCCTTCGGCGCGTTCCTCGGCGACTGGTCGCGCTACATCCCCGCGAACACCCCGCGCCGCAAGGTGGTCGGCGCCGCGTTCCTCTCGCAGATCGCGACCCTCCTGCCGTTCGTCTTCGGCCTGGCGACGGCGAGCATCATCGCCACGAAGGCCCCCAAGTACGTCGACCCGTCGGCCCCCGACTTCGTCGGCGGACTCCTCGCGATCTCACCGAGCTGGTTCTTCCTGCCGGTCTGTCTGCTGGCCCTGATCGGCGGCATGTCGACCGGCACGACCTCGCTCTACGGCACCGGGCTCGACTTCTCCTCGGTATTCCCCCGGCTGTCGCGGGTGCAGGCGACGATCCTGGTCGGTGTCCTGTCCATCGCGTTCATCTTCATCGGGCGCTTCGGCCTCGACCTCGTGCAGTCGATCTCCACGTTCGCCACGATGATCATCACCTGCACGACACCGTGGATGGTCGTGATGATGCTCGGCTTCTACACCCGGCGCGGCTGGTACGACCCGGACGCGCTCCAGGTCTTCAACCGCCGTCAGCGCGGCGGGCGTTACTGGTTCGCGCACGGCTGGAACTGGCGCGGCATGACCGCCTGGTGGGTGGCCGCCGTCGTCGGTGTGCTGTTCACCAACATCCCCGGACAGTTCGTCGGCCCGCTCGGCGACCTCGCCAACGGCGTCGACATCAGCCTCCCGCTCTCCCTCGCCGTGGCCGCCGTCCTGTTCCTGGGCCTGCTCCGGCTGTTCCCCGAACCCCGCGCCGCGTACGGCCCGGAGGGCGCGCGGCTGGCCCGTACCGTCGAGGTTCCGGTGCCGCCGATCACCGGCCCCGGCGCGGCGATCGAGACGCCCACCACCGTGGCCGCCGAGGCGGGCTGA
- a CDS encoding 2-hydroxyacid dehydrogenase — protein MPSTKNVLAVVPPHMGGRKAGAGLATLLPDGVDVTVVETVDENPQALRAAHVVITALSPVTAEHLAAAPELELVQCASHGFDYVDLDAARGQGVVVCTIGSSGAEAQNVAEQTFALMLALAKQLVPAHAALAEGDWALPRLQRSLTELSGKTIGIVGLGAIGQQVARRATAFDMTVVYAGRRPVPEETTARFGGARHVPLDELLRLSDYVTLHAPLTDGTRHLLNAERLALLKPSAFVINTARGALIDQDALADALEAGALAGAGLDVFDPEPPTPALRLLKAPNVVLSPHVGGVTRETVLRIALAAVENAAGYLTGRSPADVVS, from the coding sequence ATGCCCTCCACGAAGAACGTCCTGGCGGTCGTCCCACCCCACATGGGCGGCCGGAAAGCGGGCGCTGGACTCGCGACGCTGCTGCCCGACGGGGTGGACGTCACCGTCGTCGAGACGGTCGACGAGAACCCGCAGGCTCTGCGCGCGGCGCACGTCGTCATCACCGCGCTCTCCCCGGTGACCGCCGAACACCTCGCCGCCGCCCCGGAGTTGGAGCTGGTGCAGTGCGCGAGCCACGGCTTCGACTACGTCGACCTGGACGCCGCGCGCGGCCAAGGGGTCGTCGTCTGCACCATCGGTTCCAGCGGCGCCGAGGCACAGAACGTGGCCGAGCAGACCTTCGCCCTGATGCTGGCGCTGGCCAAGCAACTCGTCCCCGCGCACGCCGCACTCGCCGAGGGCGACTGGGCGCTCCCACGCCTGCAGCGCTCCCTGACCGAGCTGTCCGGCAAGACCATCGGCATCGTCGGACTGGGCGCCATCGGACAGCAAGTCGCCCGCCGGGCAACCGCGTTCGACATGACGGTCGTCTACGCCGGCCGCCGCCCGGTCCCCGAGGAGACGACCGCACGGTTCGGCGGCGCCCGGCACGTCCCGCTCGACGAACTGCTGCGCCTCTCCGACTACGTCACCCTGCACGCGCCGCTCACCGACGGGACCCGGCACCTCCTGAACGCGGAGCGGCTCGCGCTGCTCAAGCCGAGCGCGTTCGTGATCAACACCGCGCGAGGCGCCCTGATCGACCAGGACGCCCTCGCGGACGCACTCGAGGCGGGCGCCCTCGCGGGTGCCGGCCTGGACGTCTTCGACCCCGAACCGCCCACCCCTGCCCTACGTCTGCTCAAGGCCCCGAACGTGGTGCTCTCGCCGCACGTCGGCGGCGTGACCCGGGAGACGGTGCTCCGGATCGCCCTGGCCGCCGTGGAGAACGCCGCCGGTTACCTGACCGGCAGGTCGCCCGCCGATGTGGTCAGTTGA
- a CDS encoding alpha/beta hydrolase, which translates to MRSGVFEVDGAGLYYEVRGTGPALLMISGAGGDAGYYDGIAATLSDAFMVISYDRRGNSRSSGRSKAPMDLAVQAADARALVDGLADGRALVFGNSGGAIIGLTLAALHPEVMAGLIAHEPPAVNVLPDGDPGRGFFAELAALYEQGGAPAAGRRFAETTRGEGTYRWPADLWKRFLGNQDHLFGAEWPGFAGFHPDETALKSAPFPVVLGAGAEDRGTDYARPSIEIARRIGVPWAEFPGIHMEFLRNPPQFAAAVRVLATQMHSREGGVPELWKDGVQ; encoded by the coding sequence ATGCGCAGTGGCGTGTTCGAGGTCGATGGGGCCGGGCTGTACTACGAGGTACGCGGCACCGGCCCGGCGCTGTTGATGATCAGCGGGGCCGGGGGAGACGCCGGCTACTACGACGGCATCGCCGCGACCCTTTCCGACGCATTCATGGTGATCTCGTACGACCGGCGCGGCAACTCGCGGAGTTCCGGCAGGTCAAAGGCCCCGATGGACCTCGCCGTGCAGGCGGCCGACGCCCGCGCGCTCGTCGACGGGCTGGCCGACGGTCGGGCGCTGGTCTTCGGCAACAGCGGCGGCGCGATCATCGGCCTCACGCTGGCCGCGCTGCACCCGGAGGTGATGGCGGGCCTCATCGCCCATGAACCGCCCGCCGTGAACGTCCTGCCCGACGGCGACCCCGGCCGCGGCTTCTTCGCCGAACTGGCCGCACTCTACGAACAGGGCGGGGCACCCGCGGCCGGCCGCCGGTTCGCGGAGACGACCCGCGGCGAGGGGACGTACCGCTGGCCCGCCGACCTCTGGAAGCGGTTCCTCGGCAACCAGGACCACCTCTTCGGCGCGGAGTGGCCAGGCTTCGCGGGCTTCCACCCCGACGAGACCGCGCTCAAGTCGGCCCCGTTTCCTGTGGTGTTGGGGGCGGGCGCGGAAGACCGCGGTACGGACTACGCCCGGCCGTCGATCGAGATCGCCCGCCGGATCGGCGTGCCGTGGGCCGAATTCCCCGGCATCCACATGGAGTTCCTGCGCAACCCGCCCCAATTCGCGGCGGCGGTACGGGTGTTGGCGACCCAGATGCACAGCCGGGAAGGAGGGGTGCCGGAACTCTGGAAGGACGGGGTTCAGTGA
- a CDS encoding SRPBCC family protein — MSVDLTGTYLTLDDGRPAVRFSRTYDQPLDRVWQFVTDPDELVQWFPSRAEFDLRPGGTVTFSGDPNMPESTGRVIAVDAPRHLSFEWGEDELHFDLEEVEEKRTRFTLTNVLGAADTASRNAAGWEVCLAALDAKARDEQAEGPHTGAGAPWKTFYEGYLAAGVPSGAVVPGLD; from the coding sequence ATGTCCGTCGACCTCACCGGCACATATCTGACCCTGGACGACGGCCGCCCCGCCGTCCGTTTCAGCCGTACCTACGACCAACCCCTCGACCGCGTCTGGCAGTTCGTGACCGATCCCGACGAACTCGTGCAGTGGTTCCCCTCCCGCGCGGAGTTCGACCTGCGCCCCGGCGGGACGGTCACCTTCAGCGGGGACCCCAACATGCCCGAGTCGACCGGCCGGGTCATCGCCGTCGACGCACCCCGGCACCTGTCCTTCGAATGGGGCGAAGACGAGCTGCACTTCGACCTGGAGGAGGTCGAGGAGAAGCGCACCCGCTTCACGCTCACCAACGTTCTCGGCGCCGCGGACACCGCGTCCCGCAACGCCGCGGGCTGGGAGGTCTGCCTGGCCGCGCTGGACGCGAAGGCCCGCGATGAGCAGGCCGAGGGGCCGCACACCGGTGCCGGTGCGCCCTGGAAGACGTTCTACGAGGGCTACTTGGCGGCCGGGGTGCCCTCCGGCGCGGTCGTGCCGGGCCTGGACTGA
- a CDS encoding STAS domain-containing protein, whose amino-acid sequence MTAEADERDSPAANSCARTRSRGPFTVVEVSGEIDMATADLVVEHLDAATSVDEPDVLVDLRPVEFFDCSGLRVLCRAERRARERGGRLRVVSDGPRIDRLLRASGLLGRFPPLRVLPARAERPQR is encoded by the coding sequence ATGACAGCGGAAGCGGACGAACGCGACAGTCCGGCGGCCAACTCCTGTGCCCGTACGCGGTCCAGGGGCCCGTTCACGGTGGTCGAGGTCTCGGGCGAGATCGACATGGCGACGGCCGACCTGGTCGTGGAACACCTGGACGCCGCGACCTCGGTCGACGAGCCCGACGTGCTGGTGGATCTGCGGCCCGTCGAGTTCTTCGACTGCTCCGGGCTGCGCGTCCTGTGCCGGGCCGAGCGGCGGGCCAGGGAGCGCGGCGGGCGGTTGCGCGTGGTGTCGGACGGCCCGCGGATCGACCGGCTGTTGCGTGCCTCGGGGCTGCTCGGCCGCTTTCCGCCGCTGCGCGTGCTGCCCGCGCGGGCCGAGCGGCCCCAACGATGA
- a CDS encoding metalloregulator ArsR/SmtB family transcription factor produces MSDASLWTALADPHRRAIVGLLLERPRPVGEIVEACGLSQPSTSKHLRVLRDAGLVRVRQDAQRRVYALDPAPIAALDAWLTPYRELWNRSLDRLGQRLDETSEDDTPHLTPKD; encoded by the coding sequence ATGTCCGACGCCTCGCTCTGGACCGCCCTCGCTGATCCCCACCGGCGGGCCATCGTCGGCCTGCTCCTGGAGCGGCCCCGGCCCGTCGGCGAGATCGTGGAGGCATGCGGTCTGAGCCAGCCCAGCACGTCGAAGCATCTACGGGTGCTGCGTGACGCGGGCCTGGTCCGCGTACGGCAGGACGCGCAACGCCGTGTCTACGCCCTCGACCCCGCGCCGATCGCCGCACTCGACGCCTGGCTCACCCCCTACCGCGAGCTGTGGAACCGCAGCCTGGACCGGCTGGGGCAGCGCCTCGACGAGACGTCGGAGGACGACACCCCCCACCTCACTCCGAAGGACTGA